Proteins co-encoded in one Bacillus infantis NRRL B-14911 genomic window:
- a CDS encoding metallophosphoesterase — MARILIVSDSHGLEEELAQLAERHGKEADFMIHCGDSELPAGHPSMSGFAGVRGNCDYDDAYPDQLVKNLGGLTILVTHGHLYGVKSSLMKLKYKGEEEGADIICFGHSHELGAEMIDGRLFLNPGSLRLPRGRYERTYLLLETAEREIRVDIYDFETGKLEKLSQTFQIPERA; from the coding sequence TATTAATTGTAAGTGACAGCCACGGGCTTGAGGAGGAGCTGGCGCAGCTCGCTGAGAGGCATGGGAAAGAAGCAGATTTCATGATCCACTGCGGGGATTCCGAGCTGCCTGCCGGACATCCTTCTATGTCGGGTTTTGCTGGAGTAAGGGGAAATTGCGATTATGATGATGCTTATCCTGACCAGCTTGTCAAAAACCTTGGAGGTTTGACGATTTTAGTTACCCATGGGCATCTCTACGGAGTGAAGAGCAGCCTTATGAAGCTGAAATATAAAGGCGAGGAGGAAGGAGCAGATATCATCTGCTTCGGACATTCGCACGAGCTTGGGGCAGAAATGATTGATGGCAGGCTGTTTTTGAACCCGGGAAGCTTGAGGCTGCCGAGAGGGCGCTATGAGAGGACCTATCTTCTGCTGGAAACGGCAGAGAGGGAAATCCGTGTGGATATATATGACTTTGAAACCGGAAAGCTTGAAAAGCTGTCACAGACTTTTCAGATTCCGGAAAGGGCATGA
- the ilvE gene encoding branched-chain-amino-acid transaminase, producing MSEQLIFLNGEFVTKENAKISVYDHGFLYGDGIFEGIRVYSGNIFRMKEHMDRLYRSAKSILLTMPYTEEELTDIIVATVEKNLYEDAYIRVVVSRGVGDLGLDPYNCKKANVVVIVEPLSIFPKELYETGLEIVTVATRRNRPDVLSPKVKSLNYLNNVLVRIEARLANVSEALMLNDQGYVAEGSADNVFIIKDKCFYTPPGYVGALEGITRNAVMEIARELGYEVKEEPFTRHDVYTADEVFLTGTAAEVIAVVKVDGRTIGEGYPGAHTKELLVKFRERVVSEGVKVASKHFEPHVS from the coding sequence GTGTCTGAGCAATTGATATTTTTAAACGGGGAGTTTGTGACGAAAGAGAATGCAAAAATATCCGTTTATGACCATGGCTTCCTGTATGGCGATGGCATCTTTGAAGGGATCCGGGTATACAGCGGAAATATCTTCAGGATGAAAGAGCATATGGACCGGCTTTATCGTTCAGCCAAATCCATATTACTGACAATGCCATATACGGAGGAAGAGCTGACAGATATCATTGTTGCCACTGTCGAAAAGAATTTGTATGAAGATGCCTACATCAGGGTCGTTGTTTCCAGGGGAGTAGGCGACCTTGGGCTGGACCCATACAATTGCAAAAAAGCAAATGTTGTCGTGATCGTCGAGCCGCTGAGCATCTTCCCGAAAGAATTGTATGAAACAGGGCTTGAGATAGTCACAGTAGCGACAAGAAGGAACAGACCTGATGTATTAAGCCCTAAAGTCAAATCATTGAATTATTTGAACAATGTGCTGGTAAGGATTGAGGCCCGCCTGGCAAATGTCAGTGAAGCGCTCATGCTGAATGATCAAGGCTATGTGGCGGAGGGTTCGGCTGACAATGTGTTCATCATTAAGGATAAATGCTTTTACACACCTCCAGGATACGTTGGGGCACTTGAAGGGATCACCCGCAATGCGGTCATGGAAATTGCAAGGGAGCTTGGCTATGAAGTGAAGGAGGAGCCTTTCACAAGGCACGATGTTTATACGGCAGATGAAGTATTTCTTACAGGGACGGCAGCGGAAGTCATTGCAGTCGTAAAGGTGGACGGACGGACAATCGGTGAAGGCTATCCGGGGGCACATACAAAAGAGCTTCTGGTGAAATTTAGGGAAAGAGTAGTTTCAGAAGGTGTTAAAGTCGCATCGAAACATTTTGAACCCCATGTAAGCTGA